ACCCCCGGCCAATATCAGGGCTGTGGACGGCTCAACCAAGGGGGTACCCTTCAGCCCCGCTTTCACCTCAGTTACCAGGGCCAAAGCCTGAGCCAGGATAGTCCCGGCACCCTGGAGATGATCGATCCCCAGGTGATCCGCTTGGCGGAGGTGACGGCTCCCTTCGGCACGGCCCGCACAGGTCCCAGCACCGACTACTCCCGCCTCACTCCCCTGCCCACCGGCACCCAAGCCCAGATTACGGGCCGGGAGGGGGACTGGTTGCGCCTGGACTATGGGGCTTGGATTAAGGCCAGTGAGGTGCGGGAATTGGGGGCGATCGCGCCCCCCCAGGCCATCATTCGCAGTGCGTTAACGCGATCGATTCCCGGCTGGACCGAAGTAGTGTTTCCCCTGACCCAGACCGTCCCCGTCACGGTGGACCAAGACCAGGATTCCTTGACCCTGACCCTCCACAACACCACGGCCCAAACCGACACGGTTTACATTGGTGCCGATGGGGTGATCGATCGCTTCCAGTGGAGCCAACCCCGTCCCGAAGCCGTGGCCTACACGTTCTTTTTCAAGACACCCCAGCAATGGGGCTATCGACTGCGCTATGACGGCACCAGCCTGATTCTGTCCCTGAAGCACCCCCCCCACACCGATGGCCAAAGCCTGCAAGGAGTCCATATCTTCCTGGATCCCGGCCATGGCAGCGCCAATGACTTGGGGGCGCGGGGACCCAATGGCTACCCGGAAAAGGATGTGGCCCTGGCGGTGAGCCAGCAGGTGGCCTTGGCCCTGGAAGCGCGGGGTGCCCAGGTGTCCCTATCTCGCCAGGGGGATGATGATCTGTGGCCCCAGGATCGGGTGGCCCTGATGGACACCGCAGCCCCCGATCTGGCCCTCAGCCTCCACTACAACGCGCTGCCCGATGGGGGGGATGCCGCCAATACCCAGGGCATTGGGGCGTTTTGGTACCATCCCCAGTCCCAGGATTTGGCCCAGTTTTTCCATGATTATTTGACGCGCCACCTCGATCGCCCCAGCTATGGGGTCTTTTGGAATAACTTGGCCCTAACCCGTCCCGCCTTCACGCCAGCGGTGTTATTGGAGTTGGGGTTTATGATTAATCCCCAGGAATTTGAGTGGATCACCGATGCCCAAGCCCAGGGGGAATTGGCCCAGGCCATCGCCGCTGGGGTGGAGGAATGGGTACATCGCCAAACGCTGCCCCGTGCTGTGCCTTCTGCTGTGCCCCATAATGAATGATTAGCCATTCATCTTCCCCCCTATGCGCACTCGATCGCGACCCGCCCCGAACCGTTTGCAATTTCTGTTTACCCCCTGGCAGGAAATCGATGGTCTGCTGTTAGTCCTCACCATTGGTCTCACCATCTTGGGGGGAGTCATGATCCGCAGCACCGAACTCAACTATGGTTGGACGGATTGGTGGCAACACTGGCTAGTGGGAGCCGTGGGCTTGATCTTGACCCTGATCCTGGCCCGAATGCGGTACGAGTATTTTCTGCAGTGGCAATGGTTTATCTATGGGGCTACCTGTCTCTCCCTGGTGGCGGTGAAGGTGG
This region of Prochlorothrix hollandica PCC 9006 = CALU 1027 genomic DNA includes:
- a CDS encoding N-acetylmuramoyl-L-alanine amidase; the encoded protein is MQGNPWRRALGLATIATLLVPATVTLAQPLAQGSGLSQNSPQDLFLAYPPEDHHTTAPQIFLIGTAAPQGEVLVNGQPVDRSPAGHFAPSIPLAVGANTVTLRFGTQELTRTITRLDPQPSLPQGLALGENSLSPAVAVARQAGEWVCFGAIAPPGSTLSVAVGREIWPLTELALTEQQAATLPDNGAVLLKNNAPQALTTPGQYQGCGRLNQGGTLQPRFHLSYQGQSLSQDSPGTLEMIDPQVIRLAEVTAPFGTARTGPSTDYSRLTPLPTGTQAQITGREGDWLRLDYGAWIKASEVRELGAIAPPQAIIRSALTRSIPGWTEVVFPLTQTVPVTVDQDQDSLTLTLHNTTAQTDTVYIGADGVIDRFQWSQPRPEAVAYTFFFKTPQQWGYRLRYDGTSLILSLKHPPHTDGQSLQGVHIFLDPGHGSANDLGARGPNGYPEKDVALAVSQQVALALEARGAQVSLSRQGDDDLWPQDRVALMDTAAPDLALSLHYNALPDGGDAANTQGIGAFWYHPQSQDLAQFFHDYLTRHLDRPSYGVFWNNLALTRPAFTPAVLLELGFMINPQEFEWITDAQAQGELAQAIAAGVEEWVHRQTLPRAVPSAVPHNE